A DNA window from Chryseobacterium sp. MEBOG06 contains the following coding sequences:
- a CDS encoding M13 family metallopeptidase, whose translation MKKLNIGILALSGIVFLNSCGAAKTAGTENKTEAAATVAKPVKEEVKEEGINLSYMDTNVRPQDDFFSYVNGNWVKNTQIPSDKANWGSFNALRENVDDASLDILNKILTESYPAGSEGQKIQNLYASFMDTAKRNAEGLAPIKADLAKVDAIKNLNDLQKYLLEATRLGDNSFYGWRVGADMKNSKMNAVYLGGPDLGLGRDYYQKVNEANTKTLAEYQAYVGKLFGVLGYKDSTQTAQNVVDFEKQLANYLLTLEQNRDANLRYNPKNVSELSGLVKNVDLAKYLKDAGVNTDRVIIGELKYYQNMDQFVTQKNLPLLKDYLKYHIINGNASNLDDNLEQIRFDFYAKYLQGQKEQRPMDKRGLTLVNGVLGEAFGKLYVDKYFTPEAKQQMETYIDYILKSFKTHIANMDWMSPETKVKAQEKLSKFTVKIAYPDKWKDYSQLKVESPKQGATLYSNLQNVSAWQYQRSLDKVGKPVDKTEWGMSPQTVNAYYSGSNNEIVFPAAILQPPFYNPKADAAVNFGGIGAVIGHEISHGFDDSGSRFDGDGNLNNWWTDTDRKNFDAKVGQLAAQYSAYEPVKGSFVNGKFTSGENIGDLGGVAVAYDALQMYLKDKGNPGKISGFTQDQRFFMSWATVWRTKATDQYMTNQVKTDPHSPGMFRAFGPLVNQDSFIKAFDIKPGDKMYKAPQDRIKIW comes from the coding sequence ATGAAAAAGCTAAATATTGGAATACTTGCCCTTTCGGGTATTGTATTTCTTAATTCTTGTGGTGCAGCAAAGACTGCTGGGACAGAGAATAAAACTGAAGCTGCGGCAACTGTAGCAAAGCCTGTGAAAGAAGAAGTAAAAGAGGAGGGGATCAATTTATCCTATATGGATACCAACGTCCGTCCGCAGGATGACTTTTTTAGCTATGTGAACGGAAATTGGGTGAAAAACACTCAGATTCCTTCCGATAAAGCAAATTGGGGATCTTTCAATGCATTGAGAGAAAATGTAGATGATGCTTCATTAGATATATTGAACAAAATTCTTACAGAATCATACCCTGCTGGATCAGAAGGCCAGAAAATTCAGAATCTGTATGCTTCTTTTATGGATACAGCTAAAAGAAATGCAGAAGGGCTGGCTCCTATTAAGGCTGATCTTGCAAAAGTTGATGCCATTAAAAATCTTAACGACCTTCAGAAATACCTTTTAGAGGCTACAAGATTAGGGGATAACTCTTTCTACGGATGGAGAGTGGGCGCAGATATGAAAAACTCTAAGATGAATGCCGTTTATCTTGGAGGTCCGGATCTTGGCTTAGGAAGAGATTATTATCAAAAAGTAAACGAAGCAAATACTAAAACGTTAGCAGAATACCAGGCCTATGTTGGAAAGCTATTTGGTGTTTTAGGATATAAAGATTCAACTCAGACCGCACAGAATGTTGTGGATTTTGAAAAACAGCTTGCCAATTATTTATTGACTCTTGAGCAGAACAGAGATGCCAATCTGAGATACAATCCTAAAAATGTTTCCGAATTATCAGGTCTTGTTAAAAATGTAGATCTTGCAAAATATCTTAAAGATGCAGGAGTAAATACAGACAGAGTGATCATTGGAGAGCTGAAGTACTATCAGAATATGGATCAGTTTGTGACGCAGAAGAATCTTCCTTTATTGAAAGATTACTTGAAATACCATATTATTAATGGGAATGCAAGTAATCTGGATGACAACTTAGAGCAGATCAGATTTGACTTTTATGCTAAATATTTACAGGGCCAGAAAGAGCAGCGTCCAATGGACAAAAGAGGACTTACTCTTGTAAATGGAGTTCTTGGAGAAGCTTTTGGTAAATTATATGTCGATAAATACTTTACTCCGGAAGCAAAACAGCAGATGGAAACCTATATTGATTATATTTTAAAATCATTCAAAACTCATATTGCCAATATGGACTGGATGTCTCCTGAAACAAAAGTAAAAGCTCAGGAAAAACTATCCAAATTTACAGTGAAAATTGCTTATCCGGACAAATGGAAAGACTACAGCCAGTTGAAAGTTGAATCTCCAAAACAGGGAGCAACATTATATTCCAATCTTCAGAATGTGTCAGCATGGCAATATCAGAGAAGTTTGGATAAAGTAGGCAAACCTGTTGATAAAACAGAATGGGGAATGTCTCCACAGACAGTAAATGCTTACTATAGCGGATCAAACAACGAAATTGTTTTCCCTGCAGCAATCCTTCAGCCTCCTTTCTATAACCCTAAAGCTGATGCCGCTGTAAACTTCGGAGGTATTGGAGCTGTAATCGGTCACGAGATCTCTCACGGATTTGATGACAGCGGTTCACGTTTCGATGGTGATGGTAACCTTAATAACTGGTGGACAGATACTGACCGTAAAAATTTTGATGCAAAAGTAGGTCAGTTAGCAGCTCAGTACAGTGCTTATGAACCTGTAAAAGGAAGTTTTGTTAACGGAAAATTCACGAGTGGTGAAAACATTGGTGACCTTGGTGGAGTAGCAGTAGCATACGATGCTCTTCAGATGTATCTGAAAGACAAAGGAAACCCAGGGAAAATCAGTGGATTTACTCAGGATCAGCGATTCTTTATGAGCTGGGCAACCGTTTGGAGAACAAAAGCTACCGATCAGTATATGACAAATCAGGTGAAAACAGACCCGCACTCTCCGGGAATGTTCAGAGCATTTGGCCCGTTGGTTAATCAGGATTCATTCATCAAGGCATTTGATATTAAACCTGGAGACAAAATGTACAAAGCCCCTCAGGACAGAATAAAAATTTGGTAA